A single region of the Hyphomicrobiales bacterium genome encodes:
- a CDS encoding IclR family transcriptional regulator encodes MPATPNNYIVQPVFKALKVLELVAEKGHDVSLTEVATELKMPKTTVFRYLQTLTAASFLRHDAQKDRYGVGGRFRSLARIDKSLHGLRTLAMPEMQRLLDIFNETINLAIVSEGHVVYVEMLEAKRALRMQARLGDRHPMHSTSLGKAILAFLPEDERKSFLATPLDLKTINTVTDRAALTRQLADIRRRGYAIETGENEDGSMCIGVPIFDEDAYPVAALSLSAPERRMSTEITVEAVAMLRKAAAAVSAALGYIPEAPPVASAAG; translated from the coding sequence ATGCCAGCAACGCCGAATAATTACATCGTGCAGCCCGTGTTCAAGGCGCTGAAGGTGCTGGAGCTGGTCGCCGAGAAGGGACATGACGTCTCGTTGACCGAGGTGGCGACGGAGCTCAAGATGCCCAAGACCACCGTCTTCCGTTACCTCCAGACACTGACGGCCGCCTCGTTCCTGCGCCATGATGCGCAGAAGGATCGCTATGGCGTGGGCGGCCGCTTCCGCAGCCTCGCCCGTATCGACAAGAGCCTGCACGGCCTGAGGACGCTGGCGATGCCGGAGATGCAGCGGCTGCTCGACATCTTCAACGAGACCATCAATCTGGCCATCGTCTCCGAAGGCCACGTGGTCTATGTCGAAATGCTGGAAGCCAAGCGCGCCCTCAGGATGCAGGCCCGGCTGGGGGATCGTCATCCCATGCATTCGACCTCGCTCGGCAAGGCCATCCTCGCCTTTCTGCCCGAGGACGAGCGCAAGAGCTTCCTGGCGACGCCGCTGGATTTGAAGACGATCAACACTGTCACCGACCGGGCAGCCCTCACGCGACAACTCGCCGATATCAGGCGCCGTGGCTATGCCATCGAGACCGGCGAGAACGAGGATGGGTCCATGTGCATCGGGGTGCCGATCTTCGATGAAGACGCCTATCCCGTGGCTGCCCTCAGCCTTTCGGCGCCCGAACGGCGCATGAGCACGGAAATCACGGTGGAGGCGGTGGCCATGCTGCGCAAGGCGGCGGCGGCGGTTTCCGCCGCGCTCGGCTATATTCCGGAGGCGCCGCCGGTTGCCTCAGCGGCAGGT